In Cololabis saira isolate AMF1-May2022 chromosome 4, fColSai1.1, whole genome shotgun sequence, one DNA window encodes the following:
- the si:ch211-137a8.2 gene encoding nesprin-2 isoform X2, with translation MPAVAPPTSDRPGDAPESPGDEGGDVDLEPGDGSWTLEGDLQECGGLDRRWVLWHQFMKEQHHLDAWLRLAERSLDSLSPAPFTYSVARDDLRRVQRLRGEAGNRLVQLDGLTRQNRTLTRLFQGAMMTRLLASARELGRRWDEVSAGVEAAAARLQDFVSEWEEFEQQRAELNLLLTDMAARLEEAELQPGSSCEKLQRLQSFQEGVCETSCRVNALLRRGEALMQRGVAPGDAQRLEAGLEELLRRCSRVYGAVARTHTRLLVLRLVFEDDWTDSGCPSEAVAEDDPDLPSAPTRVPSSERPPPLPSHDPAGLEWDPSGDVGRSVSHDDADSSYFSAGRRDELQGRSFLGASDWRSDIIADITNQEVGVGQEEEELWLGHAHPSPLAPPTLQQDDLWMTSTPERKDGQPGDFQGGRVKAWLRVQSSAPPEMMTTSCCRAVQTEEDEEEVGEEPCCCDEAEQLRPGPSRTSGRRWSFPPVLLHLLLAAVLALLASVFWVVMEPPCHRSNRVPRTLHLALRYVNGPPPT, from the exons ATGCCGGCAGTAGCCCCGCCCACCTCAGACCGGCCCGGCGACGCCCCCGAGTCCCCCGGAGACGAAGGCGGGGACGTGGACCTGGAACCGGGGGACGGCAGCTGGACTCTGGAGGGAGACCTGCAGGAATGTGGAGG GTTGGACCGGAGGTGGGTTCTCTGGCACCAGTTCATGAAGGAGCAGCATCACCTGGATGCCTGGCTGCGATTGGCTGAGAGGTCCCTGGACtccctaagccccgcccccttcacCTACAGCGTTGCCAGGGACGACCTGCGGAGGGTCCAG AGGCTCCGGGGCGAGGCGGGGAATCGGCTGGTCCAGCTGGACGGTCTGACCCGGCAGAACCGGACCCTGACCCGGCTGTTCCAGGGCGCCATGATGACCCGGCTGCTGGCGTCGGCGCGGGAACTGGGCCGCCGCTGGGACGAGGTCAGCGCCGGCGTGGAGGCGGCGGCGGCGCGGCTGCAG gacTTCGTCTCGGAGTGGGAGGAGTTTGAGCAGCAGAGGGCGGAGCTTAACCTCCTCCTGACAGACATGGCGGCGCGGCTGGAGGAGGCGGAGCTTCAGCCGGGGAGCAGCTGTGAGAAGCTGCAGAGGCTGCAG tcGTTCCAGGAGGGCGTGTGCGAGACGTCGTGTCGGGTCAACGCGCTGCTGCGCCGCGGCGAGGCGCTGATGCAGCGCGGCGTTGCCCCCGGCGACGCCCAGCGGCTGGAGGCGGGGCTTGAGGAGCTGCTGCGGCGCTGCAGCCGCGTCTACGGCGCCGTGGCCCGGACGCACACGCGGCTGCTCGTCCTGAGACTG GTCTTTGAGGACGACTGGACGGACTCCGGCTGTCCCTCGGAGGCGGTTGCCGAGGACGACCCAGACCTCCCCTCGGCACCGACCCGGGTCCCGAGCTCCGAGCGCCCGCCGCCGCTGCCGTCCCATGATCCCGCGGGGCTGGAGTGGGACCCCTCGGGGGACGTGGGCCGGTCCGTCTCCCACGACGACGCCGACTCGTCCTACTTCAGCGCTG GTCGCAGGGACGAGCTGCAGGGGCGGAGCTTCCTCGGCGCCTCGGACTGGCGCTCTGACATCATCGCTGACATCACCAACCAGGAAGTGGGCGTG ggccaggaggaggaggagctatggctaggccacgcccaccccagccccctggccccgcccacgCTCCAGCAGGACGACCTCTGGATGACCTCCACCCCCGAGAGGAAGGACGGCCAACCGGGGGACTTCCAGGGAGGCCGCGTGAAGGCGTGGCTCCGGGTCCAGAGCTCCGCCCCCCCGGAGATGATGACCACTTCCTGTTGCAGAGCCGTGCAgacggaggaggacgaggaggagg TCGGAGAAGAACCGTGCTGTTGTGATGAAGCCGAGCAGCTCCGCCCTGGACCCAG CAGGACCTCCGGCAGAAGGTGGTCGTTCCCCCCggtcctcctccatctcctcctggCGGCGGTTCTGGCCCTGCTGGCCAGCGTGTTCTGGGTCGTCATGGAGCCGCCGTGTCACCGCAGCAACCGGGTGCCTCGGACCCTCCACCTCGCGCTGCGCTACGTCAACGGGCCCCCGCCTACCTGA
- the si:ch211-137a8.2 gene encoding nesprin-2 isoform X1: MPAVAPPTSDRPGDAPESPGDEGGDVDLEPGDGSWTLEGDLQECGGLDRRWVLWHQFMKEQHHLDAWLRLAERSLDSLSPAPFTYSVARDDLRRVQRLRGEAGNRLVQLDGLTRQNRTLTRLFQGAMMTRLLASARELGRRWDEVSAGVEAAAARLQDFVSEWEEFEQQRAELNLLLTDMAARLEEAELQPGSSCEKLQRLQSFQEGVCETSCRVNALLRRGEALMQRGVAPGDAQRLEAGLEELLRRCSRVYGAVARTHTRLLVLRLVFEDDWTDSGCPSEAVAEDDPDLPSAPTRVPSSERPPPLPSHDPAGLEWDPSGDVGRSVSHDDADSSYFSAGRRDELQGRSFLGASDWRSDIIADITNQEVGVGQEEEELWLGHAHPSPLAPPTLQQDDLWMTSTPERKDGQPGDFQGGRVKAWLRVQSSAPPEMMTTSCCRAVQTEEDEEEEEVGEEPCCCDEAEQLRPGPSRTSGRRWSFPPVLLHLLLAAVLALLASVFWVVMEPPCHRSNRVPRTLHLALRYVNGPPPT; the protein is encoded by the exons ATGCCGGCAGTAGCCCCGCCCACCTCAGACCGGCCCGGCGACGCCCCCGAGTCCCCCGGAGACGAAGGCGGGGACGTGGACCTGGAACCGGGGGACGGCAGCTGGACTCTGGAGGGAGACCTGCAGGAATGTGGAGG GTTGGACCGGAGGTGGGTTCTCTGGCACCAGTTCATGAAGGAGCAGCATCACCTGGATGCCTGGCTGCGATTGGCTGAGAGGTCCCTGGACtccctaagccccgcccccttcacCTACAGCGTTGCCAGGGACGACCTGCGGAGGGTCCAG AGGCTCCGGGGCGAGGCGGGGAATCGGCTGGTCCAGCTGGACGGTCTGACCCGGCAGAACCGGACCCTGACCCGGCTGTTCCAGGGCGCCATGATGACCCGGCTGCTGGCGTCGGCGCGGGAACTGGGCCGCCGCTGGGACGAGGTCAGCGCCGGCGTGGAGGCGGCGGCGGCGCGGCTGCAG gacTTCGTCTCGGAGTGGGAGGAGTTTGAGCAGCAGAGGGCGGAGCTTAACCTCCTCCTGACAGACATGGCGGCGCGGCTGGAGGAGGCGGAGCTTCAGCCGGGGAGCAGCTGTGAGAAGCTGCAGAGGCTGCAG tcGTTCCAGGAGGGCGTGTGCGAGACGTCGTGTCGGGTCAACGCGCTGCTGCGCCGCGGCGAGGCGCTGATGCAGCGCGGCGTTGCCCCCGGCGACGCCCAGCGGCTGGAGGCGGGGCTTGAGGAGCTGCTGCGGCGCTGCAGCCGCGTCTACGGCGCCGTGGCCCGGACGCACACGCGGCTGCTCGTCCTGAGACTG GTCTTTGAGGACGACTGGACGGACTCCGGCTGTCCCTCGGAGGCGGTTGCCGAGGACGACCCAGACCTCCCCTCGGCACCGACCCGGGTCCCGAGCTCCGAGCGCCCGCCGCCGCTGCCGTCCCATGATCCCGCGGGGCTGGAGTGGGACCCCTCGGGGGACGTGGGCCGGTCCGTCTCCCACGACGACGCCGACTCGTCCTACTTCAGCGCTG GTCGCAGGGACGAGCTGCAGGGGCGGAGCTTCCTCGGCGCCTCGGACTGGCGCTCTGACATCATCGCTGACATCACCAACCAGGAAGTGGGCGTG ggccaggaggaggaggagctatggctaggccacgcccaccccagccccctggccccgcccacgCTCCAGCAGGACGACCTCTGGATGACCTCCACCCCCGAGAGGAAGGACGGCCAACCGGGGGACTTCCAGGGAGGCCGCGTGAAGGCGTGGCTCCGGGTCCAGAGCTCCGCCCCCCCGGAGATGATGACCACTTCCTGTTGCAGAGCCGTGCAgacggaggaggacgaggaggaggaggag GTCGGAGAAGAACCGTGCTGTTGTGATGAAGCCGAGCAGCTCCGCCCTGGACCCAG CAGGACCTCCGGCAGAAGGTGGTCGTTCCCCCCggtcctcctccatctcctcctggCGGCGGTTCTGGCCCTGCTGGCCAGCGTGTTCTGGGTCGTCATGGAGCCGCCGTGTCACCGCAGCAACCGGGTGCCTCGGACCCTCCACCTCGCGCTGCGCTACGTCAACGGGCCCCCGCCTACCTGA